One Thermoplasmata archaeon DNA segment encodes these proteins:
- a CDS encoding ABC transporter ATP-binding protein → MAEDVAVRLEEVHKVYYTSRLPVVAVNGVSLEIRRGEFAVLMGPSGCGKSTLLHLMGGVDRPTSGRVFVDGRNLARMSDNELSDFRRDRVGFVFQSYNLIPSLTAQENIEMPMVIKGLPKREREERVERILRLLDMKDRADHTPSMLSGGEEQRVAIGRALANDPTIILLDEPTGNLDRAGGRGILEFLSKLNKKEGKTLCMVTHDPELASFGTRVLRMLDGKIVGEGVG, encoded by the coding sequence ATGGCAGAGGATGTGGCCGTCAGGCTTGAGGAGGTCCACAAGGTCTACTATACCTCGAGGCTCCCCGTGGTCGCCGTCAACGGCGTTTCGCTGGAAATCAGGAGGGGCGAGTTCGCGGTTCTCATGGGCCCGTCGGGCTGCGGCAAGTCCACCCTCCTTCACCTCATGGGGGGCGTGGACAGGCCGACCAGTGGCAGGGTCTTCGTGGACGGCCGGAATTTGGCCCGGATGTCCGATAACGAGCTCTCCGACTTCAGGAGGGATCGCGTCGGGTTCGTCTTCCAGTCCTATAACCTGATTCCCTCACTCACCGCCCAAGAGAACATCGAGATGCCGATGGTGATAAAGGGCCTCCCAAAGAGGGAGAGGGAGGAGAGGGTCGAGAGAATTCTGAGGCTGCTGGACATGAAGGACAGGGCCGACCACACCCCCTCGATGCTCTCCGGCGGCGAGGAGCAGAGGGTCGCAATAGGGAGGGCTCTGGCGAACGACCCGACCATCATCCTCCTCGACGAGCCCACAGGCAATCTCGACAGGGCGGGGGGGAGGGGAATTCTCGAGTTCCTCTCGAAGCTCAACAAAAAGGAGGGGAAGACTCTCTGCATGGTCACCCACGACCCTGAGCTCGCGTCGTTCGGGACGAGGGTCCTGCGCATGCTGGACGGAAAAATCGTCGGGGAGGGTGTGGGATGA
- a CDS encoding glycosyltransferase, translating to MKLAILSSEYPPYHWGGVGSAAHTLANRLAERGHEVHVFTRRHSLPPVWNRDGVVIHMVRWLKLPMAFALSFGKNAVPEVNREGGFDAAVIFGNMTLLRERDYETLKFPCVTKMCGTWAGERSTLRLGEISLTSVSGINDLAVLTISGRYDKYEDLALLRSDAVVVECDSEIRALNERMRHALRQESRTGLGTGSTSHSRPRTTSAGEFRDGGAPEEETRPPPGGPEGNGAGVCGILDRVLVREGFLGARGNVFKQVQLTDMGLFSPSLRDEGLRARYVGSDGRLLLFVGRLAARKNVMEAARIFEAHSKRHPKDRILFIGKGNQEARLRRFIRRCGLDGRMHIVSSLGFRELATHYASADAFLFPSLWEGFGLVLLEALASGLPVVSRPVGGAPEVVIEGRNGFLYATEEGAVEALEKCESLDRKWIVEDVQTRYSLKRCIDVMEAIVKRVAAEGKTRSAPTK from the coding sequence ATGAAGCTCGCGATACTGTCATCAGAGTACCCCCCATACCACTGGGGAGGCGTGGGCAGCGCAGCCCACACCCTGGCGAACAGGCTCGCGGAGCGGGGGCACGAGGTCCACGTCTTCACGCGCCGCCACTCCCTCCCGCCGGTGTGGAACCGCGATGGTGTGGTCATCCATATGGTGAGGTGGCTTAAGCTCCCGATGGCCTTCGCCCTCTCGTTCGGAAAAAATGCCGTGCCCGAGGTCAACAGGGAGGGCGGCTTCGACGCGGCCGTGATATTCGGCAATATGACCCTGCTCAGGGAGAGGGACTATGAGACACTCAAGTTCCCCTGCGTCACGAAGATGTGCGGTACGTGGGCGGGCGAAAGGAGCACGCTCAGGCTCGGGGAGATATCGCTGACCTCCGTGTCGGGAATCAACGACCTCGCGGTCCTGACGATTTCCGGCAGATACGATAAATACGAGGACCTTGCGCTCCTGCGCTCCGACGCGGTCGTGGTCGAGTGCGACAGCGAGATAAGAGCTCTGAATGAGAGGATGAGGCACGCGCTCCGGCAGGAGAGTAGGACTGGGCTGGGAACAGGCTCCACCTCTCATTCCCGCCCGCGCACCACCTCCGCCGGCGAATTCCGCGACGGTGGAGCGCCAGAGGAGGAAACCCGGCCGCCCCCCGGTGGGCCGGAGGGTAATGGAGCAGGTGTTTGCGGCATCCTCGACCGCGTTCTTGTCAGAGAGGGCTTTCTGGGCGCGAGGGGGAACGTGTTCAAGCAGGTTCAGCTCACCGACATGGGGCTATTCTCGCCCTCGCTCAGAGACGAAGGCCTCAGGGCGAGATACGTGGGGAGCGACGGGAGGCTACTGCTCTTCGTCGGACGGCTCGCGGCGCGCAAAAACGTGATGGAGGCGGCGCGCATTTTTGAGGCTCACTCAAAGAGGCACCCGAAGGACAGAATTCTCTTCATCGGTAAGGGGAACCAAGAGGCCCGGCTCCGCAGGTTCATCCGTAGGTGTGGCCTTGATGGGAGGATGCACATTGTCTCCAGTCTTGGCTTCCGCGAGCTCGCGACCCACTACGCCTCCGCGGACGCTTTCCTCTTTCCATCGCTCTGGGAGGGCTTCGGGCTTGTGCTCCTCGAGGCGCTCGCGTCCGGGCTACCGGTGGTCTCCAGACCGGTGGGCGGCGCCCCCGAGGTTGTCATCGAGGGTAGGAACGGCTTTCTCTACGCTACCGAGGAGGGGGCGGTCGAGGCGCTTGAGAAATGCGAGTCACTCGATAGAAAATGGATAGTCGAGGACGTCCAGACGCGCTACAGCCTGAAAAGGTGCATCGACGTCATGGAGGCCATCGTCAAGCGCGTTGCGGCGGAGGGGAAGACTAGGAGCGCTCCGACGAAATAG
- a CDS encoding 30S ribosomal protein S24e — protein sequence MVRAGKGRGMDVVVISRKENPLLERTEVRFRVVHPGEKTPERELVRERLAAMLNEKKELVIVDHMRSQFGKQESLGYAKIYKSRERAMRVERDRTLVRNKLKEAKAAKAAPKKEGAEAQKPAKPEGAKEPPTPEEKAPGAPPQKK from the coding sequence ATGGTCCGGGCCGGAAAGGGGAGAGGGATGGACGTAGTGGTGATCTCAAGGAAGGAGAACCCGCTGCTCGAAAGGACGGAGGTCCGCTTCAGGGTCGTCCACCCGGGCGAGAAGACGCCCGAGAGGGAACTCGTTCGCGAGAGGCTGGCCGCGATGCTCAACGAGAAGAAGGAGTTGGTCATCGTGGACCACATGAGATCCCAGTTCGGGAAGCAGGAGTCCCTCGGCTACGCCAAGATATACAAATCGAGAGAGAGGGCGATGAGGGTCGAGCGCGACAGGACCCTCGTGCGGAACAAACTCAAGGAGGCTAAGGCGGCCAAGGCGGCGCCGAAAAAGGAGGGTGCGGAGGCGCAGAAGCCAGCGAAGCCGGAGGGCGCGAAGGAGCCGCCGACGCCGGAGGAGAAGGCGCCAGGCGCGCCGCCTCAGAAGAAGTAG
- a CDS encoding 30S ribosomal protein S27ae — protein MARYYTVVGGKIQRRNQWCPKCGPGVFLAVHADRTSCGKCGYTEFKEGNAPKK, from the coding sequence ATAGCGCGCTACTACACTGTCGTGGGCGGAAAGATTCAGCGCAGGAACCAGTGGTGCCCGAAGTGCGGGCCGGGGGTTTTTCTGGCCGTACACGCGGACAGGACCTCCTGCGGGAAGTGTGGCTACACAGAATTCAAGGAGGGCAACGCGCCGAAGAAATGA
- a CDS encoding aminopeptidase, translating into MSVMAGARTAVNTCLRVKKGERVVVVTDIIKEDIGEALHWAAKEAGSEAILVKMLPRSRHGEEPPAPVAAIMKTADVVIAPTAFSISHTQARKEANEAGARIATMPMITEEMMSRGGMTADFRQIKRRAEGLLGRLAGAREVRVTTPEGTDIRLSVEGRRWIPDTGILHERGAFGNLPAGELFVPPVEGTAEGVVVVTGALAGVGILKKPVRMVVRNGLAREITGGPQARALKKTLEGAAAKLENPDGAYNIAEFGIGLNPKARLIGNPLEDEKVVGTVHIALGDNSTFGGSVRAGVHVDGIILNPRVEVDGRLLKL; encoded by the coding sequence ATGAGCGTAATGGCTGGAGCCCGCACGGCGGTAAATACTTGCCTGAGGGTGAAGAAGGGCGAGAGGGTCGTGGTCGTCACGGACATCATCAAGGAGGACATAGGTGAGGCGCTGCACTGGGCCGCCAAGGAGGCGGGCTCGGAGGCGATTCTCGTCAAGATGCTACCGAGGAGCAGGCACGGGGAGGAGCCGCCCGCTCCCGTGGCGGCCATCATGAAGACTGCTGACGTGGTCATCGCCCCGACCGCATTCTCTATATCCCACACGCAGGCGCGCAAGGAGGCGAACGAGGCCGGCGCGCGCATAGCGACGATGCCCATGATAACCGAGGAGATGATGAGCCGGGGGGGCATGACTGCGGACTTCAGGCAGATCAAGCGACGGGCAGAAGGCCTCCTAGGGCGTCTCGCCGGAGCGAGGGAGGTTCGCGTGACCACGCCCGAGGGCACCGACATAAGGCTCTCGGTCGAGGGCAGGAGGTGGATTCCGGACACGGGAATTCTGCACGAGAGGGGTGCGTTCGGAAACCTGCCCGCGGGGGAGCTCTTCGTGCCCCCCGTGGAGGGGACGGCGGAGGGGGTGGTCGTGGTCACGGGGGCGCTGGCTGGTGTGGGCATTCTGAAGAAGCCCGTCAGGATGGTCGTCAGAAACGGTCTGGCGAGGGAGATAACCGGCGGGCCGCAGGCGAGGGCCCTGAAAAAGACGCTCGAGGGCGCGGCTGCAAAGCTCGAGAACCCGGACGGCGCCTACAATATTGCGGAGTTCGGAATCGGCCTCAACCCGAAGGCGAGGCTGATAGGCAACCCGCTCGAGGACGAGAAGGTGGTCGGAACCGTCCACATCGCGCTGGGCGACAACTCGACCTTCGGCGGGAGCGTGCGCGCCGGCGTCCACGTCGACGGAATCATTCTCAACCCTAGGGTGGAGGTCGACGGAAGACTCCTGAAGCTCTGA
- a CDS encoding class I SAM-dependent methyltransferase, with amino-acid sequence MPGAFKAWMFNWKASRARSRPDRILQTLMPRAGETVMDYGAGGGYFAMRFADFVGGEGRVYAVDINPAFLRYIRKKAAKRGLKGLEALTPEEAARKVPEGSLDLIFMRNVTHHIRDRPALFSEFGRLLKPGGRVAIVEHLPGRGHSPEHSVPPETLVSEMESAGFALTNTHDFLPDQSFMIFIRRSREG; translated from the coding sequence ATGCCCGGGGCTTTTAAGGCGTGGATGTTCAACTGGAAGGCCTCGAGGGCGAGGAGCAGGCCCGACCGAATTCTCCAGACGCTGATGCCCCGCGCCGGCGAGACCGTGATGGACTACGGGGCCGGCGGAGGTTACTTTGCGATGCGCTTCGCCGATTTCGTCGGAGGGGAGGGGAGGGTCTACGCCGTGGACATCAATCCGGCCTTTCTCAGGTACATCCGGAAGAAGGCTGCAAAGCGGGGCCTGAAGGGGCTGGAGGCGCTCACCCCTGAGGAGGCCGCGAGGAAAGTGCCGGAGGGCTCGCTGGACCTCATATTCATGAGAAACGTCACCCACCACATCCGAGACCGCCCGGCACTGTTCTCCGAATTCGGGCGTCTCCTCAAGCCCGGCGGCAGGGTGGCGATAGTCGAGCACTTGCCGGGCAGGGGGCACAGCCCGGAGCACTCCGTGCCCCCCGAGACTCTCGTCTCGGAGATGGAGTCGGCCGGGTTCGCGCTGACCAACACCCACGACTTCCTTCCGGACCAGTCATTCATGATCTTTATCAGGCGGAGCAGGGAAGGATGA